In Sebaldella termitidis ATCC 33386, one DNA window encodes the following:
- a CDS encoding GntR family transcriptional regulator, whose product MKFEDNIPIYQQIIAFIKLKLITKEWEAEQKLPSVRDMAVQLGVNPNTIQRAYMELEREEYIYSKRGMGNFVTGDNKKIESLSEKAAEKIVNDFIREMKKMGFNTEDIISLIKEKEGSD is encoded by the coding sequence GTGAAATTTGAAGATAATATACCTATATATCAACAGATAATAGCATTTATAAAATTAAAGCTCATAACAAAAGAGTGGGAAGCAGAACAGAAGCTGCCTTCAGTAAGAGATATGGCAGTACAGCTGGGCGTGAATCCTAATACAATACAGAGGGCATATATGGAACTGGAAAGGGAAGAGTATATATATTCCAAAAGAGGAATGGGAAACTTTGTTACAGGAGATAACAAAAAAATAGAAAGCCTGTCTGAGAAAGCAGCGGAAAAAATAGTGAACGATTTTATCAGGGAAATGAAGAAAATGGGATTTAATACAGAAGATATTATAAGTCTTATAAAAGAGAAAGAAGGAAGTGATTAG
- a CDS encoding autotransporter domain-containing protein, which yields MKRNKKLLTVLALNSLAVAAGSAQSGVNQVKYDQLYNKMIKNAETGKSNKSNYELLENILNKKNKELKDLYLQGDYVVKPEYLEWQVFFSGFYSEKERGDNTLDNAKYYAFPETAGSLNTISGEIYNSILQSGVSNDMLQSILKGNKADYEKLSTNQKELVDKLFQGMTYSTLGKFKPYRNDNDVKVVDLGISINMKGVDRGITDLLITDVAVSDLESGTLEFTMPDALDIPNLNITSFNPTIPNITTINFNSIPVLSLNGTGGGNGGITGFFPYGDDNGSNSIISQMDITSGTINVRTNINPVLTWSTTNPGFYDYTLDNVIGTPSAGLEYNQRGTYDPVLGTWTYEEALLPTGIYTNSINNNPQGGQVQGLFKVIDNPITRFGTAGGNVNDLKVTLEGDVVNADYLVQILHYDEHYSGMQDPVTGEWKNYALDELEERNWITAAEKTELGNKFLDTTLGHTTDNRWFQYVENNSSWNLKGSNVVAVNLQAHSGYQDANSIFMNRGEIIGLNEASSTNNLVGKHVAFMFTEGGSQRKQEGFDNTGLIEMRAPESVLFLMTNNAYSYSYNESNDSYGNNNISDNPGKHILMNNGDMKLYGNNNIGVYTHNAPMMSKNEYAYYYSNGTWNESKSIYNGLQRTEIRLYNPITLLGDQSIGVDIERELNFANSKIKVDIGTEDPRQTAASSAGVNGLENSGNIAGGSSAYTDSAAGIYVNMGNNVMYYSKYVYDQNNPANNVNISGYMAENPQFTLSDYLLNVGEYSRGGVGLRVEDYGDVILGSSSDTTTNHEINLLAGSEGNAGIYLRGSNSSTVTYEPDPVWNPGYTETVDLLGFLGARVTTDGLIMNIDGNKQVGVQIEDYGYFYHKNGNIKVNGTNNTGIAVKTGGTGELSDTGTINVSAGNLGVYNDSTFTMNGGTINVDGLASVGVYSEAGNAGAALNSGTIKSENGGIGLYAGTGSVMNLNQGVNLTAGNKGLLFYNYDGSALTGKYNVTGTVGATVENGGNAFYIKSGTTLTNYLNNSFIGTGNLDLMLKSGSKLYILDGEGGTFNLTALDSVTNAGGAIGNNVTINAASASDYIPVSMNKGTLVLDRNINMDNSSELYKRSEFSSASVSLESGKIITGTQNNQTGIAQRNYAGSSGVDTVKITNIGTVDLSGSGAIGLATDYGHIINNNKVRTTGDKSVGVYSANGTVTENNGDIITGGTSSAGIYGVNYLDGVTDSSVLGYGNNKIDITNNGKIVSEGTGKVYGIYAANNAVPTADSKINLGNGTIDISSSKGGTGVYAVNTTVTGGGTLTVGSDSLGMYAKDSNVNLSGMTLNIKGNNSLGFYLDGTTTFNGNGNINIDGQNIALFNVTSNGIFNNNFTVSSTAGSTYTVGKISNTTFIYDGTSSLSENGSLIMGNNSAVLLDSNSNVSATGNNVVAVSLDGQYIGTLPAGFIPDTDGENRGNITLGDNSAGLYGKNGTRLLNSGNITVGNSSLGMKTNGTGSSLTNSGAVTAGANSVGIYGKETDKVTNTMSGVINGSSPETVGMYLNTSNAGTVTNAGLIDLSGDKARGIHAEGTGIKSINNIGTIRIGDSLNSSNPGIGIYSKTAGDVITNTGTIAVGINSIGVYSLGGTVNQDSVITTGGIGVYADSAAVNLNTGSNLITGDNGAVGVYAINGSNVVNSGTAAVGNGSYGYALKSGSNLTNNSQAAVADNGTFVYGDGAGTISSSGDVILTGSDSFGFYTVNGGAIANSGNITGDTGVSNIAIYNKDGSIYNTGNITVGDSVILDTMNTENNRYAVGIYGKNSQIYNSGDIKVGYYGVGIFGSESNVENHGNIISDAEGAIGLFIENGTLDNYGNVTLSGNSSMGIYANKGATVTNYGIVTVNGDSSQGVYLNLASTLDNQGTININGNNSQGVLLKGEGKLVNSGTINLASGLVNSETVSYGTASSYPVPSIINAGVINVSENFETNGLDISIKADPDSMRTAEIMEDMGAAFVSDAVKFYAPSFSTTDPINIMSGFAAGTHAETYKLKDVFNPTTEEGGPNSGLVKVKSKSLTWSATPVINSRGNVDIWMQKIPYDEFTSGLWFEDFGLALDTKYAGSAGNAGLIFDKIDTIETEYDFRRTMSNLAGDIYANMNQREETIADVFESSLNLLQNSKNNTKENVKINVLAGKGSVKEDTEGVVGYDYETVGALALREVERTYKHTFGYSAGYSHTNFEFKDGNNSEEDVDTVQLGLHSKYKSNDWILRNDLTGRMNLHNVDRNLDWTNAGSSNMSGNYETYSITSDNKLGKEISLGKRASVTPYGGLKAMYTTRPTFSENGLEALEVEGNDAWSVKPRVGVELKGEMPLGSSESWKLKGAVDVAYEYELGDLNEREYAKLVNVETDYHKLAKPEKDKGQIRTGASLGVEVEDRYGIFVTGDYRAGNDKQDDYRVGVTLKAVF from the coding sequence ATGAAAAGAAATAAAAAATTATTAACTGTTTTAGCATTAAACTCGCTTGCAGTCGCAGCGGGCAGTGCTCAATCCGGAGTAAATCAGGTAAAGTACGATCAGCTATATAATAAAATGATAAAAAATGCCGAAACAGGAAAGTCAAATAAATCAAATTATGAACTGCTTGAAAATATACTTAATAAAAAGAATAAAGAATTAAAAGATTTGTATTTACAGGGAGACTATGTAGTAAAGCCGGAATATCTCGAATGGCAGGTATTTTTCAGCGGTTTTTACAGTGAAAAAGAAAGAGGAGATAATACGCTGGATAATGCAAAGTACTATGCATTTCCGGAAACAGCGGGAAGTTTAAATACAATAAGTGGAGAAATATATAACAGTATACTGCAAAGCGGAGTAAGTAACGATATGCTGCAAAGTATACTAAAAGGAAACAAAGCAGATTATGAAAAATTGTCGACAAACCAAAAAGAATTAGTTGACAAATTATTTCAGGGAATGACTTACAGTACATTAGGAAAATTTAAGCCATATAGAAATGATAATGATGTTAAAGTAGTGGATTTAGGAATTAGCATTAATATGAAAGGTGTGGACAGAGGGATAACTGATCTTCTGATAACTGATGTAGCAGTATCGGATTTAGAGAGCGGAACTCTTGAATTCACAATGCCGGATGCACTGGATATACCGAATCTGAATATAACATCATTTAATCCGACAATACCAAATATAACAACAATAAACTTTAATTCGATACCAGTATTAAGTCTGAATGGTACAGGAGGAGGAAACGGAGGAATAACAGGTTTCTTCCCTTATGGAGATGATAATGGATCAAACTCAATAATATCACAGATGGATATTACGAGCGGAACTATAAATGTGAGAACGAATATTAACCCAGTGTTGACCTGGTCAACTACAAATCCGGGATTTTATGACTATACATTGGATAATGTAATAGGAACACCATCTGCCGGTCTTGAATATAATCAAAGAGGGACTTATGACCCTGTATTAGGAACATGGACCTATGAAGAGGCACTGCTACCAACAGGAATATATACAAACTCTATTAATAATAATCCGCAGGGTGGTCAGGTGCAGGGATTATTTAAAGTAATAGATAATCCAATAACAAGATTTGGGACTGCAGGCGGGAATGTTAATGATTTGAAAGTAACACTTGAAGGGGATGTAGTAAATGCAGATTATTTGGTACAGATCCTTCACTATGATGAACATTACAGCGGTATGCAGGATCCTGTTACAGGAGAATGGAAAAATTATGCACTTGATGAGCTGGAGGAAAGAAACTGGATTACAGCTGCTGAAAAAACAGAATTAGGGAATAAATTTCTGGATACTACACTGGGGCATACTACAGATAATAGATGGTTTCAGTATGTGGAAAATAACAGTTCATGGAATCTGAAAGGCTCAAATGTCGTAGCGGTAAATCTCCAGGCACACAGCGGATATCAGGATGCCAACAGTATATTTATGAACAGGGGAGAAATAATAGGACTTAACGAGGCAAGCAGTACTAATAACCTTGTAGGGAAGCACGTTGCTTTTATGTTTACTGAAGGCGGAAGCCAGAGAAAGCAGGAAGGTTTTGATAATACAGGATTAATAGAAATGAGAGCACCTGAAAGCGTTTTATTTCTTATGACAAATAACGCATATTCATATAGTTACAATGAATCAAATGATAGTTATGGAAATAATAATATAAGTGATAATCCGGGAAAACATATATTAATGAACAATGGTGATATGAAGCTGTACGGAAATAATAATATAGGTGTATACACACATAATGCCCCGATGATGAGTAAAAATGAGTATGCATATTATTATTCAAATGGAACATGGAATGAATCAAAATCAATATACAATGGTCTTCAAAGAACAGAAATCAGACTTTATAATCCTATAACATTACTTGGAGATCAAAGTATAGGAGTAGATATAGAGAGAGAGCTTAACTTTGCCAATTCCAAGATAAAGGTGGATATAGGAACAGAAGATCCAAGACAGACAGCAGCAAGCTCGGCAGGAGTGAATGGTCTTGAAAACAGCGGTAATATTGCCGGAGGGAGTTCGGCATACACAGATAGTGCTGCGGGCATATATGTAAATATGGGAAACAATGTAATGTATTATTCAAAATATGTATATGATCAGAATAATCCTGCAAATAATGTGAATATAAGCGGATATATGGCAGAGAATCCACAGTTTACATTATCAGACTATCTTCTTAATGTAGGCGAATATTCAAGAGGAGGGGTAGGCCTAAGAGTAGAAGATTACGGAGACGTTATTTTAGGAAGTTCCTCGGATACTACAACAAATCATGAAATAAATCTATTGGCTGGGAGTGAAGGAAATGCCGGGATATATTTACGCGGCTCTAATTCATCAACAGTAACATATGAGCCGGATCCGGTATGGAATCCGGGCTATACAGAAACAGTTGATTTATTAGGATTCTTAGGTGCAAGAGTAACAACTGACGGTCTGATAATGAATATAGACGGAAATAAACAGGTCGGAGTCCAGATAGAAGATTACGGATATTTTTATCATAAAAACGGAAATATAAAAGTAAATGGAACCAATAATACAGGAATTGCGGTAAAAACAGGCGGAACAGGTGAATTAAGCGATACAGGAACAATAAATGTATCAGCCGGAAACCTTGGTGTATATAATGACAGCACATTTACTATGAATGGCGGGACGATAAATGTTGACGGTCTGGCTTCTGTAGGTGTATACAGTGAAGCAGGAAATGCAGGGGCTGCTCTTAACAGCGGAACAATAAAATCTGAAAACGGAGGAATAGGGCTGTATGCAGGAACAGGATCTGTAATGAATCTTAATCAGGGAGTGAATCTTACAGCAGGAAACAAAGGACTTTTATTCTATAACTATGACGGCTCTGCACTGACAGGGAAATATAATGTTACAGGAACAGTGGGCGCAACAGTAGAAAACGGCGGAAATGCCTTTTACATAAAATCAGGTACTACACTGACAAATTATCTGAATAATTCATTTATCGGAACGGGAAATCTTGACTTAATGTTAAAATCCGGATCAAAGCTGTATATTCTTGACGGTGAAGGCGGAACATTTAATCTGACCGCTCTTGACAGTGTAACAAATGCAGGAGGGGCAATAGGGAATAATGTAACAATAAATGCAGCAAGTGCCTCGGATTATATACCGGTATCTATGAATAAAGGAACACTGGTATTAGACAGAAATATAAATATGGATAACAGCAGTGAGCTATATAAAAGATCAGAATTTTCATCAGCTTCTGTAAGCCTTGAGAGCGGAAAAATAATAACAGGAACACAGAATAATCAGACAGGTATAGCTCAGAGAAATTATGCCGGCTCATCAGGAGTAGATACAGTAAAAATAACAAACATAGGAACAGTAGATTTAAGCGGTTCCGGTGCAATAGGCTTAGCTACAGATTACGGACATATAATAAATAATAATAAGGTAAGAACAACAGGAGATAAGTCGGTAGGAGTGTATTCAGCAAACGGAACGGTAACCGAAAATAACGGGGATATAATAACTGGAGGAACCAGCAGTGCAGGAATATACGGGGTCAATTATCTTGACGGAGTAACAGATTCATCAGTATTAGGATATGGAAATAATAAAATAGATATAACTAATAATGGTAAAATAGTATCTGAAGGAACTGGGAAAGTATATGGAATATATGCAGCCAATAATGCCGTTCCTACAGCAGATTCCAAAATAAATCTTGGGAACGGTACAATAGATATATCAAGTTCAAAAGGCGGAACAGGAGTATATGCAGTAAATACAACAGTAACAGGAGGAGGAACACTTACAGTAGGTTCAGACTCGCTTGGAATGTATGCAAAGGACAGTAATGTGAACCTGAGCGGTATGACATTAAATATAAAAGGAAATAATTCACTGGGATTTTACCTTGACGGAACAACAACTTTTAATGGAAACGGGAATATAAATATAGACGGGCAGAATATAGCATTATTTAATGTAACTTCAAACGGGATATTTAATAATAATTTTACAGTAAGTTCCACAGCAGGGTCTACATATACAGTAGGTAAAATATCGAATACTACATTTATATATGACGGTACATCATCATTATCTGAAAATGGAAGTTTGATAATGGGAAATAATTCGGCAGTATTGCTGGATAGTAATTCTAATGTATCAGCAACAGGCAATAATGTGGTGGCTGTCTCACTGGACGGTCAGTATATAGGAACACTGCCGGCAGGATTTATACCGGATACAGATGGAGAAAACAGAGGAAATATAACACTTGGAGATAACTCAGCAGGATTATACGGGAAAAATGGAACAAGACTGCTGAATTCAGGAAATATAACTGTAGGAAACAGCTCACTGGGAATGAAAACAAACGGAACGGGATCATCATTGACCAATTCAGGAGCAGTAACAGCAGGAGCAAATTCTGTGGGAATATACGGAAAAGAAACAGATAAAGTAACTAACACGATGAGCGGAGTGATAAACGGAAGTTCTCCGGAAACAGTAGGAATGTATCTGAATACTTCCAATGCAGGAACTGTGACAAATGCCGGACTGATAGACTTAAGCGGTGATAAGGCAAGAGGAATACATGCAGAAGGTACGGGAATAAAATCAATAAATAATATTGGAACAATAAGAATAGGTGATTCATTAAATTCGTCAAATCCCGGAATAGGAATATACAGTAAAACAGCCGGAGATGTTATAACTAATACAGGGACAATAGCAGTTGGAATAAACAGCATAGGTGTATACAGCTTAGGAGGAACAGTAAATCAAGATTCTGTGATAACAACAGGAGGAATAGGAGTATATGCAGATTCGGCAGCAGTAAATCTGAATACAGGTTCTAACCTGATAACAGGAGATAATGGTGCAGTAGGAGTATACGCAATAAATGGAAGTAATGTTGTAAATTCAGGAACTGCAGCAGTAGGAAACGGAAGCTATGGTTATGCTTTGAAATCGGGATCAAATCTGACAAATAATTCACAGGCAGCTGTAGCGGATAACGGAACATTTGTATATGGAGACGGTGCCGGAACTATAAGCAGCAGCGGAGATGTAATATTAACAGGCTCAGATTCATTCGGATTTTATACGGTAAACGGCGGAGCTATAGCAAACAGCGGAAATATAACAGGTGATACAGGAGTATCTAATATAGCAATTTACAATAAAGATGGAAGTATATACAATACAGGAAATATAACAGTAGGAGATTCTGTAATACTGGATACGATGAATACTGAAAATAACAGATATGCCGTAGGGATATACGGAAAGAATTCACAGATATATAACAGCGGAGATATAAAAGTAGGATATTACGGAGTAGGAATTTTTGGTTCGGAAAGTAATGTAGAAAATCACGGTAATATAATATCAGATGCAGAGGGAGCAATAGGGCTTTTCATAGAGAACGGTACACTTGATAATTATGGAAATGTAACATTAAGCGGAAACAGCTCAATGGGAATTTATGCAAATAAAGGAGCAACAGTAACAAACTACGGAATAGTAACGGTAAACGGGGATTCCTCACAGGGTGTATACTTAAATCTTGCTTCAACACTTGATAATCAGGGTACGATAAATATAAACGGAAATAACAGTCAGGGAGTACTTCTAAAAGGAGAAGGTAAATTAGTAAACTCCGGAACAATAAACTTAGCATCAGGACTGGTAAATTCGGAAACGGTATCTTACGGAACAGCAAGCAGTTATCCGGTGCCAAGTATAATAAATGCAGGTGTAATAAATGTAAGCGAGAATTTTGAAACAAACGGTCTGGATATATCAATAAAAGCAGATCCCGATTCAATGAGAACAGCAGAAATAATGGAGGATATGGGAGCAGCCTTTGTATCAGATGCAGTAAAATTTTATGCGCCAAGCTTTAGTACAACAGATCCTATAAATATAATGTCAGGATTTGCAGCAGGTACTCATGCGGAAACATATAAACTAAAAGATGTATTTAATCCCACAACAGAAGAGGGAGGACCAAATTCAGGACTTGTAAAGGTAAAGAGTAAATCACTGACATGGTCAGCAACACCGGTAATAAACAGCAGAGGAAATGTAGATATCTGGATGCAGAAGATACCGTATGACGAGTTTACAAGCGGTTTATGGTTTGAAGACTTCGGGCTGGCTCTGGATACAAAATATGCAGGCTCAGCAGGAAATGCCGGACTGATATTTGATAAGATAGATACAATAGAAACAGAATATGATTTCAGAAGAACGATGTCAAACCTTGCAGGTGACATATATGCAAATATGAACCAGAGAGAAGAAACAATAGCAGATGTATTTGAGAGTTCTCTGAATCTTCTGCAAAATTCAAAGAATAATACAAAAGAAAATGTAAAAATAAATGTACTGGCAGGAAAAGGAAGCGTAAAAGAAGATACAGAAGGAGTAGTCGGATATGATTATGAAACTGTAGGAGCCTTGGCACTAAGGGAAGTAGAGAGAACTTACAAGCATACATTCGGTTATTCAGCTGGATATTCACATACGAACTTTGAATTCAAAGACGGTAATAACAGTGAGGAAGATGTAGATACTGTTCAGTTAGGATTACACAGCAAATATAAGTCGAATGACTGGATATTAAGAAATGACCTGACAGGAAGAATGAATCTGCATAATGTGGACAGAAATCTGGATTGGACAAATGCAGGAAGTTCAAATATGAGCGGGAATTATGAAACTTACAGTATAACAAGTGATAATAAATTAGGAAAGGAAATATCACTGGGAAAAAGAGCAAGTGTAACACCTTACGGAGGATTAAAAGCTATGTACACAACAAGACCGACATTCAGCGAGAATGGTTTGGAAGCACTGGAAGTAGAAGGAAATGATGCATGGAGTGTAAAACCAAGAGTCGGGGTAGAGCTAAAAGGAGAAATGCCGCTAGGAAGCAGTGAAAGCTGGAAACTAAAAGGAGCAGTAGATGTGGCTTATGAATATGAGCTTGGTGACCTGAATGAGAGAGAATATGCAAAGCTTGTAAATGTAGAGACAGATTATCATAAGCTGGCAAAGCCGGAGAAGGATAAAGGCCAGATAAGAACAGGAGCTTCATTAGGTGTGGAAGTAGAAGACAGATATGGAATTTTTGTAACAGGAGACTACAGAGCCGGAAATGACAAACAGGATGATTACAGAGTGGGAGTAACACTTAAGGCAGTATTTTAG
- a CDS encoding DUF6920 family protein codes for MKILKRAVIMLLALAIILLGFYISGFMRSGSENKKLRKELTANEKVQEINLDLNRYTDLPEPVRKYFEYTFNGQKSVTVSYVFWKEKGIFKLPVSKNYFAVKSAQTSITTEPKYMWEGLYMHKILKFPILESRDAFSVDKHNMRAKAFGQKTVMSTDYSEEQRKSLYTYLMLRYYGTAVDFPWALLPSKYIKWLPKDEKHAYLEITYGDLKGRYLVTFNEKNQITKMETEDYMLHGNEAILREVGEKSEYKEINGFMVPTHLEYSWYEKNGNLDSNYIFNIENIEYRK; via the coding sequence ATGAAAATATTAAAAAGAGCAGTTATAATGCTGCTGGCATTAGCAATAATACTGCTGGGCTTTTATATATCGGGTTTTATGAGATCTGGTTCTGAAAATAAAAAGCTTAGAAAAGAATTAACAGCAAACGAAAAAGTGCAGGAAATAAATCTCGACTTAAACAGATATACAGATCTGCCGGAGCCGGTAAGAAAGTATTTTGAATATACATTTAACGGTCAGAAATCAGTAACTGTAAGCTATGTATTCTGGAAAGAAAAAGGAATATTCAAGCTTCCTGTATCCAAAAATTACTTTGCGGTAAAAAGTGCCCAAACCAGTATAACTACAGAGCCGAAATATATGTGGGAAGGTTTGTATATGCATAAAATACTAAAATTTCCGATACTTGAAAGCAGAGATGCATTTTCTGTGGACAAGCATAATATGAGAGCAAAGGCTTTTGGTCAGAAAACTGTAATGTCTACAGACTACTCAGAGGAGCAGAGAAAATCATTATATACTTATCTTATGCTTCGTTATTACGGAACAGCAGTTGACTTTCCGTGGGCACTTCTGCCGAGCAAGTATATAAAATGGCTTCCGAAAGATGAAAAGCATGCTTATCTGGAAATAACATACGGAGATCTGAAAGGAAGATATCTGGTAACATTTAATGAAAAAAATCAAATAACCAAGATGGAAACAGAAGATTATATGCTTCACGGAAATGAGGCAATATTAAGAGAAGTAGGTGAAAAATCCGAGTATAAAGAAATAAACGGATTTATGGTGCCGACACATCTTGAATATTCATGGTATGAGAAGAATGGTAATTTAGACAGCAATTACATATTTAATATTGAAAATATAGAATACAGAAAATAA
- a CDS encoding type 1 glutamine amidotransferase yields the protein MNIHILQHVPFEDIGAIDRWINKGNHKKFYTKLYADNPFPAIDSFDFLIILGGPMGTYEEDKYVWLIKEKEFIHQAIKAGKKILGICLGSQLLADVLGAKVYKNNKKEIGWFPVTLTPDGRDHALFAGIENSINVLHWHGDTFSLPEKSIHLLESKACTNQAFLYETHVLGLQFHFEAAPDSVTSMLENDSKDLSISLDSIQTSEEILNNLHYSGKSNEILFTLLDRFLAL from the coding sequence ATGAATATTCATATCCTTCAGCATGTTCCTTTTGAAGATATAGGAGCAATCGACCGCTGGATAAATAAAGGAAATCACAAAAAATTTTATACCAAATTATATGCAGATAATCCTTTTCCGGCTATAGACAGCTTTGACTTTTTGATTATACTCGGCGGTCCCATGGGAACTTATGAAGAAGATAAGTATGTCTGGCTGATTAAAGAGAAAGAGTTTATTCATCAGGCAATAAAAGCCGGCAAAAAAATTCTGGGGATTTGTCTGGGCTCTCAGCTCCTTGCAGATGTTTTAGGTGCCAAAGTATATAAAAATAATAAAAAGGAAATCGGATGGTTTCCCGTGACGCTGACTCCTGACGGCAGAGATCATGCTTTATTTGCCGGCATTGAAAATAGTATAAATGTACTTCACTGGCATGGTGATACTTTTTCTCTTCCAGAAAAAAGCATCCATCTGCTGGAATCAAAGGCATGTACCAATCAGGCCTTTCTTTATGAAACACATGTTTTAGGTCTGCAGTTTCATTTTGAAGCAGCACCTGACAGTGTGACTTCTATGCTGGAAAATGACAGCAAGGATCTTAGTATTTCTTTAGATTCCATACAAACTTCAGAAGAAATTCTGAATAATCTTCATTATTCCGGCAAGTCTAATGAAATTTTATTTACTTTACTGGATAGATTTTTAGCTTTATAA
- a CDS encoding ABC transporter ATP-binding protein, whose protein sequence is MELLVSCKNAVKNFGREKALKNVSFEIKKGQIVGLLGENGSGKTSLLNCIAGLSHLSSGEVSINGVSVQDYKVKRELAYMPVVNLFNPKWTIKNAVESFSGLFPDFDIKKNADMLKILNISENTEFRSMSSGTLAKAKLAFTLSRNVKLYLLDEPFANIDLVAREEIYSLILREFNPETTIILSTHFINEIEMLLDRVMLMKEGRITADINVEEYKEKNDKSIVEFYREIMKTEVS, encoded by the coding sequence GTGGAATTACTGGTTAGCTGCAAAAATGCCGTAAAAAATTTTGGGAGAGAAAAAGCATTGAAGAATGTAAGTTTTGAAATAAAAAAAGGACAGATAGTCGGACTGCTGGGAGAAAACGGAAGCGGGAAAACAAGTCTGCTGAATTGTATAGCCGGACTTTCACATCTCAGCTCAGGAGAAGTAAGTATAAATGGTGTTTCTGTTCAGGATTACAAAGTAAAAAGAGAATTAGCATATATGCCTGTAGTTAACCTCTTTAATCCAAAATGGACAATAAAAAATGCTGTAGAAAGTTTTTCCGGACTTTTCCCGGATTTTGATATAAAAAAGAATGCAGATATGCTGAAAATTTTGAATATAAGCGAAAATACGGAATTCAGGTCAATGTCGTCGGGAACACTGGCAAAAGCCAAGCTTGCATTTACTTTATCAAGAAATGTAAAGCTGTATCTTCTGGATGAACCATTTGCCAATATTGATCTTGTGGCAAGAGAAGAGATATACTCCCTTATTTTGAGAGAGTTTAATCCGGAAACAACAATAATTTTATCAACTCATTTTATAAATGAGATAGAAATGCTTCTAGACAGAGTAATGTTAATGAAGGAAGGCAGAATAACCGCAGATATTAATGTAGAAGAATATAAAGAAAAAAATGATAAATCAATAGTAGAATTCTACAGAGAAATAATGAAAACTGAAGTATCATGA